The window TGTGAGTTTACATCTGTAAAAGATGAAGTAACAAAAATTCAGAAATTATTAAAATCTGATGTAAAAGATTTTGATAAAGTAGATTTATTGGAACTTGAGTTTGTGAATAGCGAAAACTCTGAAACGGTTATAATTAAAAATGGAAAAATTCAATAAGCATGATAACAATTATAATAAAAATAACCTTAGAAGCATTAGATTTAGTAACAGACTTATTAGCATTAATTTTTTAATTAAAAAAAGGGAATCAAATTAAATCCTTTCAAATGTTTTTGTTGAGGATTAGATTACAACTTAAGTAATTATGGGAAGCAAAATTATAGAATTTATAGGCATTATCTTTACAATACAGTTTGTGTTAGGTATACATGAACTCGGTCACTTAGTAACTGGTCTAATACAAGGATTTCAATTTGAATTATTTGTTGTTGGACCTCTTGGAATTAAAAGAGAAGATAATAAAATTAAGGTTTATCTTAATAAGAATTTAGCCTATTATGGAGGTGTAGCTGCGGTTTTACCTGTTGATGATAATCCTAAAAACATTAAAAAGTTTGCAAATGTAATTTTAGCAGGCCCTTTATCATCGTTAGTTTTGTCTATTATTTGCCTTATTTTTACGTGTTTTTTTAATTTTTCTGGAGAATTATTTATGTTCATGGCAGGTTTTACTTCATTCGGTATATTTTTAGCAACTACAATACCTTCAAAAACAGGAACTTTTTTTTCTGATAGAAAACGTTACCAAAGACTAATTTCTAAAGGTAAAGAAAGAGAAACAGAAATAGCTTTATTAAGAATAATAGGAATTTATGGAAGAGATAATTCTTATAAAAATGTGAATATTGATGATATAAACCTAGTAATTCAGGATACACATTACCAATATTTTGGAATTTTCTGCAAATTAAGTTTTCAGCATGAAACAACGGGTAGTTTTGATATTAAAACAAAAGCCAATTTTGATGAGCTAACATTTACAATGCCTAAGTCATTTGTAAAAGTAATTGCTAAAGAATTAGATAAGTTAATACAGGTAGCCAATTAAAAAAACAACTTTTGTTATAGCAAAAAAAGACGCTATAAAGCGTCTTTTCTTGTTTAAAACTAATATTTTTTATTAAATATTAATAGAAGTAGTAAAAGTTCTTCCGTTAAGCGTAACCTTTACTTTGTACTCCTCTTTTTCTTTTTCTAATATTTTAAATTCCTTTGCTATTAAAGAAGTATTACTAATGTTTTCAGAGTAAATTGTTTCAAAAGTTGAATCAGTAACATTGTAAAGTAATTCTACTTTAGAAGGAGACATGTCAGCATTTAAAGCTCTAACAATTATAGCATTATTTTTGTATTCAACTTTTGGCTTAAAAATTACTTTTAAATTTTCTTTATCAAATTTAACTGTATTAGAAGCTACTGTAAAAGGATACACTTTTATTTGTGCTTGTTTATCTAATTCAAATATATAATTACCATCAGGTAAAGTTGTTAAGTCAAAAGTTTTAGTATATTCTCCGCTTTTTAAAAGTATTTCATTGTAAAGAACAACTCCAAAATTATCTTTAATTATAAGCTTTTCACCTTGGACAACATCTTTTAAAATTAAAGTTGTTTTTCCATTTTCTTCATTATTTAATGAAGTTTTTTCTGTTGCGTTGCTGCTTAGTGTAGCAAATACCATTGCTAAGACTAAAATGTTTTTCATAAAGTTTTTCATAATCTAATAGTTTTAATGATTATGGGGACAAAGTTACGCCAGAAGTATAGTTAGGAAAACAAGAATTTTTGCAGGTTTATATACTATATTAACCGAGTTGAATTTAGTTAGTCTTTAATAAGTTAATTTAGCATATATTTAAGGTAAATTACCATACAAACCAAATATATTAAATATGTATATTTAATTAAAGTTTTAATTATTTTGAATACAAAACCAACATTAAAAAAAATAAAGCTAACCTTTGGTAGTTCTATAGTAGCTATACAAGAAACAAAGAAGCGCAAAAGGAGTGAAGCATTTTGGCATTTTCATCCAGAAGTAGAAATGGTTTACGTTAATAAAGGAAAAGGACGTAGACATATTGGTAATCATTTATCTTACTTTAATAATAGTCAATTAATTTTAATAGGCTCTAATTTACCCCATAATGGTTTTATAGATCGTTTAACTTCTAAAGGAAAAGAGACTTTAGTACAATTTCATCCAGAGCTTTTAGGAAACGCTTTAAATTCTATACCAGAAATGAAAAATATATTGCAGCTTTTAGAGCGCGCAAAAAACGGTATTTTATTTAAATCTGAAATTAAAAAAGTTGTTGGGCCTAAAATTGAAAAATTACCCAAATATGAAGGAATAAAAAGGTTAACAAAATTATTAGAAATATTAGAGCTCTTAGCTTTAACGGACAATTATACTTTATTGAATGAAAATGGTTATGTTTTTGAAATACAACCACAAGACACAGACAAAATAGATAAGATTTTTAAATACGTTAATAAGAATTTTCAAAGTCAAATTACTTTAGACCAAATTGCAGACGTTGCAAATATGACTGTGCCTGCTTTTTGCCGTTACTTTAAAAAAGTTACAGGAAAAACATTTACACAGTTTGTAAATGAATATCGTGTGTTTTATGCCTCAAAATTATTAACTGAAAGCCAAAGTAGTGTTACCGATATTTGTTTTGAATGCGGGTTTAATAATTTTTCGCACTTTAATAAAGTCTTTAATGACGTAATTGGTAAAAGTGCTTCAAAATATAGAAATGAAATAAAATCGATAGTACAATAACTTATTATTTCTTACCGTTCCATTCATCATAGAATTGTTGTAAAAAACCTTCCATATAGTTGTGTCTATCTGTAGCTATTCGTTTTCCAGAAGTAGTATTCATTTTATCTTTTAAGAGTAATAATTTCTCGTAAAAATGATTAATTGTTGGTGCTGTAGATTTTTTATATTCGTCTTTGCTCATCGTTAAATTTGGAGCAATTTCTGGATTGTATAAGGTTCTGTTTTTAAATCCACCATAATTAAAACAACGTGCAATACCAATGGCGCCAATTGCATCTAACCTGTCTGCATCTTGTACAACTTCTAACTCGGGTGAAGTAAATTTTTTACCAGAAGACAAACTAGTTTTAAAAGAAATAAAGTTGATGATGTTTTCAATATGAATAATAATTTCTTCGGAAACGTTTTCATTTTCTAAAAATTCACGCGCCATTTTAGGTCCAACAGTTTCATCTCCATCATAAAATTTTGCATCGGCAATGTCGTGTAATAAAGCGCCAAGTGAAACAATAAATTCGTCCACATTTTCGTCTTTTGCAATTAATAAAGCGTTTTTATAGACACGTTCTATATGAAACCAATCGTGACCGCCTTCTGCACCTTTTAGTGTTTCTTTTACGAATTTTATGGTATTTTTTATGATGTTATTTTTATTCATACAGCAAAAATAAGGAAAGTAAACTACCTTAAGGAAAGCCTGAAATATTTGGAAGAAAACAATATTAAAATTAGAGGGAAGTATCTAAACATCTAAATTTCGATTATCGAATAAAATTATTAAAAAAGAATAAAAAATTATTGATAAACAATAATTTTTATATATTTGTGGTAAGAAAATGAATGAACTATGAGAAAATTACACATTTTAAAAGCGATTGTAGATTTTACTTGGATTTTTGCTATTCCTTTAGTTATGGTAATTATAGCTTTTATTCCTGCTATTTTCTTTTATGATTTTGGCGACTTAAACATAACAATTAACTCAATTAATTTTAATTCTGTTGATAGCAGCATGCCGTTAAAGTTATTACTTGCATTAAACGCACTAAATTATTTATTGATAATTTATGCTTTATATTTATTCAGAAGAGTTTTATATTTTTTTTTATTAGTAAAAGTTTTTGATAATAAAGTAATTCAATTATTTAATAAAATTGGTTATTTACTTACCATTTCTGGAGTAGTTACTTTAGTTCTATCTTTCTTAAGTAAACTGTATTTTGAACAAAAAATGAGTTTAGAGTTTGGTTTAAATCCATATATAGTAATTGTATGTCTTGGACTATTTTTTATGGTTTTAGGTGAAATATTTATAGTTGCAAAAACAGCAAAACAAGAAAATGATTTAACAATATAAGTATGAAAAGAGTATTAAGTTCATTAAAATTATTTTGTACTTTATTGGTAATAAGTACTTCGTATAAATTTTTCAAGGAATTGTATAAAATTATTCACTATTTTATTTACGGTGGAAATAAGTTGAAAATTTTCAGTTTTAATTTTCCTAAAAATTGGAGTGAAGGAATTTATTATTTATTATCAGTTGTTGTATTGATATTAGTTGGTTACCTTATTTATTTAGCGATAGAATTTAGAAAAGTCTTTTTTAAATTTTCAAATGAAGAGGTATTTACAAAAGAAAATAGTGAAAGGTTACGAAAAATTGGAAAAGGACTCATTATTTATGCTACTATTCATGTGATTTTTGAATTGGTATTAGGTTTTTCAAATGTTATTCAACTACCTAATGAAACAGCGTATGGTTCAGGATACAATGTTGGAAAAGTTCTGGGAATTGTAATAAGAGAAAGACTTCCATTATTCTTAGTAGCATTATTTGTTCAGTTTATCTCTTTTATCGTTGTTAAAGGAAGTATTATAAAACAAGAAAACGAACTAACAATATAATTATGAAAGCAGAAAAATTATTTAAAACGTTAGTTGATAGCATTTTTATATTGCAAATTGTAGGTTTTTTAACCTTGATAGTTGCAATTCCGACAATGTATTTGACTTCAATAAATTTTGAAAATGTATCAGTTATAAAATGGCCTTTTTTACTTTGGATATTAGCTTTTATATATGTATTTTCTTATGTGCTATTTATTGTTGGAGTTTTCTATCTAAAAAAACTTTCTAAAGAACTTTTAAAGGAAAAATATTTTTCCAATTATGTAATTCAAAATTCAATAAGAACAGGTAAAATGTTTATTGTTTCTGGCTGTTTAATGATTTTAGTTTTCTTGATTCAGTTTGTCTCAAGATTAACTAATTATTCTTTGCGATTAGCTTATAGTACAGAGTTTATTTTTGCATTATTTATTATAGCAATTGGATTGTTCTTTTTAATTCAAGGAAAAATATTAAATAAAGGAAATCAATTAAAACAAGAAAACGACTTAACAATATAACAATGGCAATTATTATAAATTTAGATGTAATGCTTGCCAAGCGTAAAATGAAGAGCAAGGAATTGGCAGCAATTATAGGAATAACTACAGCAAATCTATCTATCCTAAAATCTGGTAAAGCAAAAGCGGTTAGGTTTTCTACGTTGGAAGCAATTTGTAAAGCATTAGATTGCCAACCAGCAGATATTTTAGAATTTAAAGAAGATTAGTTCTCCTAATTATTTCCTTCTTAAAATGCCTCATTTGTAATGCGCCTGCAATAATCATTGGAGTAAAAACTAATGGTAAAAAAGTAAACGGATTTATACCGTTGTCCATAGTCATTAATACCGCATAAACTAGCATAACACAAACTAAAACAGTTTGAACTATAGTCAATATTTTAGCGCGTTTGTATGCTTTTTTTAATTCAACATCAGAAATATATTCTAAAGATTTTTTAGCCATTCTTAAAAATTTTAACACCAATTATTGATGCAAAAATAGTACTTTTATGGCATGTTTGCACTGGTAGATTGTAACAACTTTTATGCGTCTTGTGAGCGGGTTTTTAATCCGAATTTGCAAGGGAAACCTGTTGCTATTCTTAGCAATAATGACGGTTGTGTTATTTCTATGAGTGACGAAGCCAAAAAAATAGGATTGCCATTTGGTGCGCCAATTTTTAAGTGGGAAGAGTTTTGTAAGCAACAAAATATTTCGGTTTTATCATCTAATTATCCGTTGTACGGAGATATGAGCGAACGTGTTATGAAAATTCTTGCACAATTTTCTCCAGATATAGAAGTCTATTCTGTAGATGAGTCTTTTTTAGAGTTAAAAGGATTTGATAACATCAACTTAGAAGCCTACGCAACTAAAATAAGAAGTAGAATTTTACAGTGGACAGGAATTCCGGTTTGTGTTGGTATTGCGCCAACTAAAGCGCTGAGTAAAGTTGCTAATAAAATTGCACGATCTAATATTAAGCAGTCAAAAGGAATTTGCATTATAGATTCTGAAGAGAAAAGAGTTTTAGCTTTAAAATGGACTAAAATTGGTAAAGTTTGGGGAATTGGAAGACGTTTAAAAACACGATTAGAAACGAAAGGAATTATAACTGCATTCGATTTTACACAATTAGCAAGTAGTTTGGTTTTAAAAGAATTCTCTATTGTAGAATGGCGTTTGCAGAAAGATTTACAAGGCATTTCTAAAATTTTATTAGAAGATACAACTTCTTCAAAAAAAATGATTGCAACTACGCGTAGCTTTGAGCGTACTTTTTCTAATATTCACGATATAAAAGAACGTGTTTCTACCTTTGCAACAAGTTGTGCGGAGAAGTTACGCAAACAAAACTCTAGTTGTTATATGCTAATTGTTATGTTGCGTAGCGATCGTCATAAAAAAGATGAAGCGCAACATAGCGTTAGTAAAACAGTGGTTTTTTCGAATCCTACAAATTCTACATTAACATTAAGTAGTGCGGCTGTTAAAGCGGTTTCTACTATTTTTAAAAGCGGAATTAAATACAAACGTGCAGGTGTTATTGTTACGGGTATTGTGGCAGAAGATAATTATCAATTAGATTTATTTTCTACTGAAAACCCAAAACACAAACCGTTAATGCAAGCTATTGATAAATTAAATCGTACTTTTAAAGCGGATAAAATTAAATTGGCAAATCAAGATTTAAAAAGAACTTGGAAAATGCGTCAAGAACGCTTATCGCCTAAATACACCACAAATATTAACGACGTAATTACTGTAAAATGACTGTAGAGACTCCGAAGAATTTAACTTTTTTCACTCCTGAATTTTCAAAAAATGAAGGAACTATTTTTATTGATACAGGTATTTCTGCTGGTTTTCCATCTCCTGCAGACGATTTTAGAGAAACACGAATTTCTTTAGATGATGAGTTAATTAGCAATAGAGAAGCTACTTTTTTTGCAAAAGTTAGCGGACAATCTATGATTGGCGCTGGTTTAGATGATAAAGATTTGTTGGTTATTGATAGAAGTATTGAGCCAACTAATAATAAAATTGCTGTTTGCTTTTTAGATGGTGAGTTTACAGTAAAACGTTTACGTGTTCAAGGAGAAGAGGTTTGGTTACAACCAGAAAATCCGAATTATCCTATTATAAAAATTACGGAAGATAATAATTTTGTTATCTGGGGAATTGTTACCAGCGTAATTAAAAAAGTGTAAAGTTACACGTATTAAATTTACTTCATAAATAAGCTTAGCCCTGATTGAGGCGTTTGTTGAAGCTCTTTTTTACTATAAGCGTAGCGAAATAGCTAAAAAAAGCGACTGCCGAAAGCAGGAAATAGCTTCTCAAAATAATTGCTAAAATACTACAAACCAAATTTGTAACTCATTTGTAACTCCGTAATCGTACGTTTGCATCGTAAATATTAAAAAACTGTTTATTAACGATAAAAAATATAATTATGATTACTAAAAACATTAACAAAATTAAAGAATTATTCACTTTAGAAAACGTAAGTGAAACTTTTTCTACAGTAAACAACTTTGCATTAGCAACAACAGAAAATGTTGCAGTTAAAGGAATTAATACAGTTTCTGAATGGCAAAACACACTTGATAAGGCTATTAAAAACGGATTAGCATTTAACGCACAAAAACAAGAAGTAATTTTTGATGCTTTAGATTCT of the Tenacibaculum todarodis genome contains:
- a CDS encoding M50 family metallopeptidase; translated protein: MGSKIIEFIGIIFTIQFVLGIHELGHLVTGLIQGFQFELFVVGPLGIKREDNKIKVYLNKNLAYYGGVAAVLPVDDNPKNIKKFANVILAGPLSSLVLSIICLIFTCFFNFSGELFMFMAGFTSFGIFLATTIPSKTGTFFSDRKRYQRLISKGKERETEIALLRIIGIYGRDNSYKNVNIDDINLVIQDTHYQYFGIFCKLSFQHETTGSFDIKTKANFDELTFTMPKSFVKVIAKELDKLIQVAN
- a CDS encoding AraC family transcriptional regulator, with amino-acid sequence MLNTKPTLKKIKLTFGSSIVAIQETKKRKRSEAFWHFHPEVEMVYVNKGKGRRHIGNHLSYFNNSQLILIGSNLPHNGFIDRLTSKGKETLVQFHPELLGNALNSIPEMKNILQLLERAKNGILFKSEIKKVVGPKIEKLPKYEGIKRLTKLLEILELLALTDNYTLLNENGYVFEIQPQDTDKIDKIFKYVNKNFQSQITLDQIADVANMTVPAFCRYFKKVTGKTFTQFVNEYRVFYASKLLTESQSSVTDICFECGFNNFSHFNKVFNDVIGKSASKYRNEIKSIVQ
- a CDS encoding HD domain-containing protein, with amino-acid sequence MNKNNIIKNTIKFVKETLKGAEGGHDWFHIERVYKNALLIAKDENVDEFIVSLGALLHDIADAKFYDGDETVGPKMAREFLENENVSEEIIIHIENIINFISFKTSLSSGKKFTSPELEVVQDADRLDAIGAIGIARCFNYGGFKNRTLYNPEIAPNLTMSKDEYKKSTAPTINHFYEKLLLLKDKMNTTSGKRIATDRHNYMEGFLQQFYDEWNGKK
- a CDS encoding DUF2975 domain-containing protein → MRKLHILKAIVDFTWIFAIPLVMVIIAFIPAIFFYDFGDLNITINSINFNSVDSSMPLKLLLALNALNYLLIIYALYLFRRVLYFFLLVKVFDNKVIQLFNKIGYLLTISGVVTLVLSFLSKLYFEQKMSLEFGLNPYIVIVCLGLFFMVLGEIFIVAKTAKQENDLTI
- a CDS encoding DUF2975 domain-containing protein; the protein is MKRVLSSLKLFCTLLVISTSYKFFKELYKIIHYFIYGGNKLKIFSFNFPKNWSEGIYYLLSVVVLILVGYLIYLAIEFRKVFFKFSNEEVFTKENSERLRKIGKGLIIYATIHVIFELVLGFSNVIQLPNETAYGSGYNVGKVLGIVIRERLPLFLVALFVQFISFIVVKGSIIKQENELTI
- a CDS encoding DUF2975 domain-containing protein; its protein translation is MKAEKLFKTLVDSIFILQIVGFLTLIVAIPTMYLTSINFENVSVIKWPFLLWILAFIYVFSYVLFIVGVFYLKKLSKELLKEKYFSNYVIQNSIRTGKMFIVSGCLMILVFLIQFVSRLTNYSLRLAYSTEFIFALFIIAIGLFFLIQGKILNKGNQLKQENDLTI
- a CDS encoding helix-turn-helix domain-containing protein, which codes for MAIIINLDVMLAKRKMKSKELAAIIGITTANLSILKSGKAKAVRFSTLEAICKALDCQPADILEFKED
- a CDS encoding Y-family DNA polymerase, whose translation is MFALVDCNNFYASCERVFNPNLQGKPVAILSNNDGCVISMSDEAKKIGLPFGAPIFKWEEFCKQQNISVLSSNYPLYGDMSERVMKILAQFSPDIEVYSVDESFLELKGFDNINLEAYATKIRSRILQWTGIPVCVGIAPTKALSKVANKIARSNIKQSKGICIIDSEEKRVLALKWTKIGKVWGIGRRLKTRLETKGIITAFDFTQLASSLVLKEFSIVEWRLQKDLQGISKILLEDTTSSKKMIATTRSFERTFSNIHDIKERVSTFATSCAEKLRKQNSSCYMLIVMLRSDRHKKDEAQHSVSKTVVFSNPTNSTLTLSSAAVKAVSTIFKSGIKYKRAGVIVTGIVAEDNYQLDLFSTENPKHKPLMQAIDKLNRTFKADKIKLANQDLKRTWKMRQERLSPKYTTNINDVITVK
- a CDS encoding LexA family protein, with the protein product MTVETPKNLTFFTPEFSKNEGTIFIDTGISAGFPSPADDFRETRISLDDELISNREATFFAKVSGQSMIGAGLDDKDLLVIDRSIEPTNNKIAVCFLDGEFTVKRLRVQGEEVWLQPENPNYPIIKITEDNNFVIWGIVTSVIKKV